AGGAATTTCTTTTGGATTTTAATGTTTAGAGCAGGTGAGTTTTTAGGGCTGATATTGGGGGACTCTGCACTAATTCAACGTGGCAAAGATCAATCTGTAGCGCTCAGTGAGATCAGGCTGAGTGAATGCTTTTGTGTATAAAAGTAATCTCTGTAATTTGCATTGCAGCTGACATGATGGGCCAGCAGACAGAGACTCTACTAGCAGGGTCTCTTGCCAAAGCACTTTGTTGTATCCTTTTGATGGCGgaacttttaaaagcttttgtgtATCTCTTTAAGGCTGTTTCTTATCATATCCTAATGATCCTTCAATACAGTCTTGACTATCAGTGCATTCTATAAtaattttcaaaactgaaacGTTTGCCTTATAACTGTGGATCAAACAGCGTGTGTTGTTTGAGGTAGTGAGTACATAGCATGGGTGCTGGTGGTGCTTCCATGAACGGAGTGTGCATTCCTTGATGTCATCTGATGTAGATATTAACAAGATGAGCAAAGAGGTGAAAGGTAATGCCTTCTGAGTGCTTTCATGAGTAGCTGAACCTATATACCTAATATACCTAATTGCTTTGGGGCAATAAATGACATAGGCCCGCTTTCACAACAAGTCTGAATTATTGTACAGATAATTCTACACATATTTCTATACCACTGGGACTATCAGTATTTACATTCACATTGTCTGAGACCTTAGACCTGTCATTTTGGATGTTAGATTGATTGGATTTAGCTTAGTTAAAATGTCAGGTGCTGTAGAACTGTGGGGACAACTCCTGGGAATGGATGTACTCatgtgctgttattttctttttgataatCAGCCAATCAGGAAATGAAATCGAGGATTTTGGTAAGAGCTTTGTTGTTAAGTCTACTGTTAGTGTTAAAATACATCAGTGCTATATGGGCTAACAAGTCTCAATTGTTTTATTTAGGtcataaaagctgcagaagacagTGCATTACAATATATGAATTTCATGAACGTGATCtttgcagcacagaaacaggTGAAGCTGTTTGATATATCTCATCTTTTATTAGTGTGTAAAGAGTGGAAAATGAGGTTACATTGTTCCTAGCtgaactcctttttttttgtgggtcTCTTTACTTGCAGAGTATTTTGATTGATGCTTGTGTCTTGGACTCTGATTCAGGCCTTCTACAACAGGTACAGGCTTCCTATTCTTACTTGCTGGTTGCTTTAATTCATAGATACTTGATGTTAGATAGTTTGATGTATTTAAAGCACTCTCAACTTTTTCAAACCAGAAAAGAGACATTATTACACCCTTCTATGTGACAACACCTAGGTATTATATGTTGGTGAAACACTGTCTCTGTTTCATAGTCTTTTTGTACCCTCCTATTCTGTAAtaatttattattgttttgttcttccttgGCTAGTAGAAAccattgctttccttttaagaCTGAGCTATCTGATCATTCTCTGTGCATTCCAGGCTTGTGACATTACAGGCGGCATATACCTTAAAGTGCCCCACCTGCCATCCCTCCTGCAGTATTTGTTGGTATGTCTTCACTTGGTTTTTCCTGTGTCAGATGTGAAATCTTACTGACTTCACTGACACGATGATGCAGCCATTTCTACactaatttttttcccctgtatatATAGTGGGTATTTCTCCCTGACCAAGAGCAAAGATCACAGCTTGTGCTTCCACCTCCCGTTCATGTTGACTACAGAGCAGCGTGTTTCTGTCATCGAAATCTCATTGAGATTGGTTATGTATGCTCGGTGTGCTTGTCAAGTAAGTTTATAAATACGAGTTGAACTTCCTACATTCCAAATGAGCTATTATTAGTGACAGccagttcttttgttttccagtattCTGCAACTTCAGTCCAATTTGCAGTACATGCGAgtaagtttttcttcttatttcagGAGTGGGTCTGAGAATGCGTTTGTTGTATCTGACAGttcctttttctgttatttcaggaCTGCCTTCAAAATATCACTGCCGCCTGTCATGAAAGctaagaagaagaaattaaagttaGCTGTCTAACAGTGCAACTTAATACATCGTTACTGCTCCTGTTATTCCATGAAGGGGGATGTACTTGAGCAATTGCTGACACTTTTTATAGGATATGAAAGAGAACTCTATGCAGtctcactgctttttttcttaaagtatttAAGCTGTGTTTTCTATGTAGAAACAAATTACTGTGTTAGCAGGTATTCTTGTATTGCCTTTGTGCTTTTTGGCTCTCTTGGATAGCTGCTCCTCGGCAGATGAATATCACTGGAGCAGTAATATGGAGGTATCCTTCCCAGGGGAGTTTTGAACAGAAGACCATGTTTATGTGCGAGAAGGGGTTTATGTCTGTACAATGAGGTCAGTAAGTGGCCATGAGGTGGCCAgtcttcagtgctgtgctttgaaaCTGGAAAGGTTTCTGATCAGTGTTTTGTATTTGAGTAGCAGCCATGTGTGCCATGTCCAGGCGTGCATCTGGCTTCAGTCGGGGCGGCTGTTGTCATCAGCTCCCGTTCTCGTCGCCAGGAGCCATTTTGTTTGAAGGCTGTATGTGTAATTCAGTTCCTACAACACTTTTTGAATAAAAGCAGCTCTTTTTACCAACGCGGATCCCGCTCGGCCTGTTGGGTGTTTGTACGGCGCTGTGACGGGGCTGGCGCCGCCTCGGCGCTTCCCGCCCTCCCCGTTGCCATGGCAGCAGTGCCGCCTCAAGATGGCGGCGCTC
This sequence is a window from Excalfactoria chinensis isolate bCotChi1 chromosome 16, bCotChi1.hap2, whole genome shotgun sequence. Protein-coding genes within it:
- the GTF2H3 gene encoding general transcription factor IIH subunit 3, producing MFLVTSPAGATSGAMGADEELSLLVIIIDTNPIWWGKRAQGEAEFTLSKCVDAAMVLGNSHLFMSRANKLAVIASHTQESRFLYPGKRWASADLLGDGGNSVESNCSGSKDGKYELLTAINDAIAEEIKDLMTKTDMMGQQTETLLAGSLAKALCYINKMSKEVKANQEMKSRILVIKAAEDSALQYMNFMNVIFAAQKQSILIDACVLDSDSGLLQQACDITGGIYLKVPHLPSLLQYLLWVFLPDQEQRSQLVLPPPVHVDYRAACFCHRNLIEIGYVCSVCLSIFCNFSPICSTCETAFKISLPPVMKAKKKKLKLAV